One Cicer arietinum cultivar CDC Frontier isolate Library 1 chromosome 8, Cicar.CDCFrontier_v2.0, whole genome shotgun sequence DNA segment encodes these proteins:
- the LOC101507783 gene encoding probable carboxylesterase 18, translating into MSSTDKPKLNLPLKIRVTLSLISAITNASRRPNGTVNRTLFNFFDRKCSPNATPVNGVSTKDVTVNAEHNVWFRLFTPTDDVTVTGGDTDTKSASLPVVVFFHGGGFTFLSPSSLAFDAFCRKLCREIPAVVVSVNYRLSPEHRYPAQYDDGEAVLKFLDEDKTVLPKNADVAKCFLAGDSAGGNLAHNVAVRVCKEGLRKIRIVGLIALQPFFGGEEQTESEIRLEGAPLVSTSRTNWLWKAFLPEGSNRDHGVANVSGPNGEDLSGLDYPDTLVFVGGFDPLIDWQKRYYDWLRKNGKNAQLTEYPNMFHGFYVFPELPESFQLVLEVKDFINKNRVSN; encoded by the coding sequence ATGTCGTCTACAGATAAACCCAAACTCAATCTTCCTTTGAAAATCCGCGTTACTCTTTCGCTCATTTCCGCTATAACCAACGCTTCACGTCGTCCTAACGGCACCGTTAACCGTACTCTCTTTAACTTCTTCGATCGCAAATGCTCACCTAATGCTACTCCCGTTAACGGCGTTTCCACCAAAGACGTAACCGTTAACGCTGAACATAACGTCTGGTTCCGTCTCTTCACTCCCACAGACGATGTAACTGTCACCGGAGGCGACACCGACACTAAATCCGCATCACTTCCCGTCGTTGTTTTCTTCCACGGTGGTGGTTTCACGTTTCTTTCTCCATCTTCACTCGCATTCGACGCCTTTTGCCGGAAACTCTGCCGTGAAATCCCCGCCGTCGTTGTCTCCGTGAACTATCGTCTCTCACCGGAGCATCGCTACCCGGCGCAATACGACGACGGAGAAGCCGTACTGAAATTTCTCGACGAGGATAAAACCGTTTTACCGAAAAATGCTGACGTGGCAAAATGTTTCCTCGCTGGAGACAGCGCGGGTGGAAATTTGGCACACAACGTTGCGGTTCGGGTATGCAAAGAAGGACTCCGGAAAATTCGGATCGTCGGGTTGATTGCGCTCCAGCCGTTTTTTGGCGGGGAGGAGCAGACTGAGTCGGAGATTCGTCTCGAAGGAGCACCGTTGGTTTCGACGAGTAGAACAAATTGGTTATGGAAGGCGTTTTTGCCTGAGGGATCGAATCGAGATCATGGAGTGGCTAATGTTAGCGGGCCGAACGGAGAGGATTTGTCGGGTTTGGATTATCCGGATACACTTGTTTTTGTGGGCGGGTTTGACCCGTTAATTGATTGGCAAAAAAGGTATTATGATTGGTTGAGAAAAAACGGAAAAAATGCTCAACTAACCGAATATCCAAACATGTTTCACGGTTTTTATGTTTTCCCTGAGCTTCCCGAGTCTTTTCAACTTGTTTTGGAAGTTAAAGATTTCATCAACAAGAATAGAGTTTCAAATTAG
- the LOC101515735 gene encoding uncharacterized protein, translating to MVIDTRGTENRKSCSECRCDQFNLPDNFFNVSVDINGKPLSPDYKGGIFCCHDNFQCKLRKGFEAPRRNLALRYKVTWVDWDQQQIPVRFYILDSTDRVKTIGSQIIHDCQAEYTIPENNGDDLFHVQKANIPMDKGGYLIYGTAHMHSGVVNASLYRQDGKTLCTSTPRYGTGKEAGNEEGYAVGMSVCYPKPDSIKINDGEIVTVESRYKNEFLTGAMGHMYIYLADRLPHTT from the exons ATGGTCATTGATACACGTGGCACAGAAAATAGGAAAAGTTGCAGCGAATGCAGGTGTGACCAATTTAACCTCccagataatttttttaatgtgtcaGTTGACATCAATGGAAAACCGTTGAGCCCTGACTATAAAGGAGGAATTTTTTGTTGCCATGATAACTTTCAATGCAAACTGAGAAAGGGGTTTGAAGCCCCAAGAAGAAATCTTGCCCTGAGATACAAAGTAACATGGGTTGATTGGGACCAACAACAAATTCCCGTTAGATTTTATATACTTGATTCTACTGATCGGGTGAAAACAATTGGTTCTCAAATAATACATGATTGTCAG GCTGAGTATACTATTCCAGAAAATAATGGTGATGACCTGTTTCATGTTCAAAAAGCAAACATCCCAATGGATAAAGGTGGTTACCTTATCTACGGCACTGCTCATATGCATTCAGGTGTTGTTAATGCAAGTCTATATAGGCAG GATGGAAAGACATTGTGTACATCAACACCAAGATACGGAACGGGAAAGGAAGCAGGAAATGAGGAAGGTTACGCGGTTGGAATGTCAGTATGTTATCCAAAACCAGATTCAATCAAGATAAATGATGGTGAAATTGTGACTGTAGAATCCAGATATAAGAATGAATTTCTCACTGGAGCTATGGGACATATGTACATCTATTTGGCTGATCGACTACCACACACCACATAG